Within the Desulfatiglans anilini DSM 4660 genome, the region GTCTTCATCGCGCCAATCCTGGATGGAGTCCACAATGACCTCCCGGTCGCCCTCATCCATCTCGAAGCCGTTCAGCATCATCATCAGAAGCTCCGGGCCGGCCTGATTCAGGTTGACCTTCCCGCTCTCGTTCCCGATCATCAACTCATAGCCGGCGCGCCCGAAAGGCGCCGGTGGCAGCTTGACGTTGATCCGCACCTGGTCGCGCCCTTCGCCGTCCATTTCATCACCGGTCTGTACCTCCTCTTCGATGCGCATGATCTCCTGCGGGCGCAGCTCGTTTTCAATGACCATCTTCAGCCCCTGGCACAGCCCGGCCCTCGCCGCATAGTAGGCCTGGGTCGCCTCTTTGAAATTCCGGGCGATATTGAGCTCTGTCCGCATGGCATAGCAGAACTCCCCCACGATCACGGAAAGAAACATGAGGACCCACAGCACCAGGAAAAGGGCGAACCCTTCCTCTTGGGGTCTTTGAGCGCGGCGCTGACTAGTCAAAGAAGACCTCCGGCAGGATAGGGGCGACAACCTCGATCACGGCCTCGTCCTCCGCCCTCTGAAACGAAATGCCGACCGCCTTCGGGTAGCCTCGATACTCCAGCGCGTCCCAGGCATCGACCCATTCGCCCGGCGAGCCGTCGGTTTCCGGCGTGAGGTAGGCGAACCGGACCGCCTCCGCCCCCTCGAGGAGCCAGACCGTATCCTTGTCCTTGATCCGGCCAAGGTCGGCATAGGGCCCCATAAAGACCGTGTTCTCCTCGAAAAGCCGGATGCCGGTGCCGCCCTCCCCATCCCGCATGACATCGTATCGGACATAAACCATCCCGAACTTGTGCCCCGGAGCCAGCGCCTTGTGAGAGATGAACGACATCGACCGTTCATCCCCGTTGAACAGCAGAACCTGCTCATCTTCATTCAGGCTTGGAGGCGGCACCCGGACCCACATCGAGGCGATCTGGCGCTTCATCAGATCCAAAACAATGCGCTGCCGCTCGGTGGAGCCGATATCCTTCTCGCCCTTTTCCCAGGCCCGGACACCCAACTGGAAGGCCCCGAGGATGAGCACGACCACCACCGCCATGATGGTCATCGAAAGCATCAATTCCAGGAGCGTAAACCCCCCTGCAGCCGGCCGATTCATCCCACTAACCCCCGTCCGGCATCAAAACAGGCTCGATCGGTTTGGCTGTCTCGAGTTCGAACTGCCTCTCTTTGTCGCCCGCGCCCCAAAAAACCACGACCCGGACGTACAGGATATCGAACGGCAAATCAATGACAGGCATCGCATCGTCCGCGACCGCCTCCTCCACCTCCGGAATCACCAGGACCGTCTCGGCCCACCAGCGGAAGCCGTCGCCGAAATCCCCTTGCTCAACGCTTTCCCCCAGGTTCTCGACGGCGAGGATCTGCTCCATTTTTTCGCGAGCGTGAAAGACCGCCCGGTTGTAATCCGCTGCGATCACGCTCGAACGGAGCCCTCCCGCAAAAAGCTGCATGATCGTCACCAGGCAGATCGCCAGCACAGCGACCGCCACCAGGATCTCCATCAGCGTGAAGCCCGCCTCCACCCTCGGGCGCTCCGAGCCCGGCGACGGCAGAAAACGGACGCAACCCTCCCCCCACCGGCATCCGTTCCCCGGCCGCGCGGAAATCCGCAGCGCCCGCCGGACATGCCCCCGGAACCACTGCGGTCGAAGGCGTCTTGTTCGAGGAGGAGCCATTTCAATCCACGACCTGAGTCAATTGCACACCGCCGGTGATAAAATCCACAGCTACGCGGTAGCGTGCCTCGCGCTCGTTGATGAAGACCAGTTCACCCCCGGTGCAGCCCCCGCTGGGGGAAAACACGATCTCGAAAAGCCCGCTCGCCCTCTCATCTTCGTCCCAAACCGCCTTTTCGAGGCGCACACCTTCGGGCAGCGTATAGGTCTTCAGGATAACGCGCCCAAGCTCGTCGCGCCGGACCTCGCGCCTGTCCGCCTCCGGCTCCTCCCGATCCCCCGTTTCGGGGCGGGCGGCCAGAAGCGCCAGGGCATTGTCTTCGAACGAAAACAGGACCACGTAAGGGACTCCCTCCCAACTGGCCTGGCTGCGGGCATAGCGAAGCGTCGCCGCCGTCTTCTTGGCGGCGTCCCGGAGCGCCGCCCCGCTCAATCCACCGCCGGCCCGCACCCCTACAACCGCCGCCACAACACTTATCAAGACGAGCACCACCAGCAATTCCATGAGGGTGAAGCCGGGGCATCCTGTCCTTCGAGGCATTCGCCCCGTACCCCTCAACCCTTCCAATGGCTTCCCCCCTGGAGCATGCATGACGGCTCCCGTGCTTCACCTGTTGCGATCATCCCGGCTGCCACGGGCCGATCGGGCCGACAGCCCCGGGCGGCTCTTTACCCACGGGGCCGCATTCATCCGGTCTCCGCCGGCAACCCCACGCCTCCGGCAAGACCGGTCTCCTTGCAGACCACCGCCGGTGCTAGCCGATGTCCTTCCAGTTCACGATGTCCATATCCGAACCTTCACCCCCCGGACTGCCGTCGGCCCCATACGACGTGAGGTCGTAATCGCCATGCTCGCCGGGCGACTGATAAACGTACTCGTTGCCCCAGGGGTCTTTCGGGACCTCTTTGTTCAGATACGGACCATCCCAACGCTCGACCCCGGACGGCTTCGTCCGCAGGGCCTCGAGCCCTTCATCCGTGGTCGGATATTTTCCCGTGTCGAGGCGGTAGGTGTCCAGGGCCGTCTCGAAAAGCGAGATCTGCGCCTTGGCCGACCGCTGCCTGGACTCGTCCACCTTCCCGAACATGCGCGGCCCCACCAGGGCCGCCAGGAGGCCGATGATCACCATGACGATCAGAAGTTCGATCAGTGTGAAACCCTGTTGCCGTCTGCATCGATCTCTCATTGTTTTTCCTCCGCGCTTTCCCAAGTATTCTCCAACAACACACATCAAATGGGGCGCCCTCCAGCCGACCGGTGCCCGGCGCCCCTAAAACGGCATATCGTTCATGCTGAAAATGGCCATCAGCATCGAGATCACGATGAACCCCACCACGACGCCCATCAGGAGGATCATGGCCGGCTCGAGGAAGCTGACCAGCCGCTTGATCAGGTTCTTGACCACCTTCTCATAGTTCTCCGCCACCCGCAGAAGCATGTCGTCCATCCGGCCGGTCTCCTCTCCGACCATGATCATCTGGATCGCCAAAGGCGGAAAGACTGCGATGTCTCCGAGGGGCTTCGACAAACGCTCCCCCTCCTTGACCCGCTCGTAGACCTCCGACAGCGACTCGCGGACGATGACATTCCCCATGATATCCGTCGCCAGCTGCAGGGCCTGCAAGATTGGAACCCCGCTTCGCGTCAGCGTCCCGAGCGTGCGGGTGAAACGGGCCACCTCGACCTTGCTCACCAGGTCCCCGGTGAAGGGAAGGGTCAATTTGAGCCGGTCCAGCCTGCGCCGGCCCTTCGGGGAGCGGGCCACCCGCCTCGAGACGAAGACCGCCGCCGCGAGCAAAGCCAGCAGGATCGGCCAATAACTCCGAAGCCCCTCACTTACGGCCAGCAGCATCTGGGTCGGCCAAGGGATCGCACCACCCATTTCGGCGAAGATCAGGGAAAATTTCGGGATGACGTAGGTCATCAGGATGATCAGCGATGCTCCGCCGACCAGGATGAGGAAGATCGGGTAGATCATGGCCGATTTGATGAAATCGCGCAGGTCCTGGGAGCTTTCGAGGAAAATGGCCAGCCGCTCCAGCACGGCCTCCAGGACGCCGCCGGCCTCCCCCGCCCGCACCATATTGATGTAGAATCTGGAAAAGACCCGCGGATACTTCGCAAGGGCATCGGAGAGATAGCTTCCACCCTGAACCGTCTTGAGGATATCCGTGACGATTTCCCGGAACCGGTCTTTCTCGACCGCCTCGATCAGGATGGACAGGGCGCGGTCCACGGGCAGCCCGCCGGAGAGCAGCGCCGACAGGTCCTGCGTGAACACCATGACGTCCTTGTTGGTGATGCGCTTGAAGACAGCGGACGCGGAGCCGGACAGATCCAGTCCGAACCGCCGGCCTTTCCCCCCCGCCTGGGAGACCCGGATGGGGATGTACCCCATTTCCTGCAGCCGTCCCACCGCCCCTTTCTGGTCGTCCGCCTCCAGGCTCCCCTGCACGATCTTGCCCGACGGGTCAGTGGCTTTATATGAATAGGCCGTCATATCATTTTTCCAGCGTCACCCTCAGGACCTCGGCGATCGTCGTCAGCCCATCCTTCACCTTCACCCAGCCGTCCTGGCGCAGCGTCCGCATCCCCCGCTCCATGGCGACATCCTTGATCCGTTCCGTGCTCGCATGGGCGTTGACCTCCCGCCGGATCGCATCATTGACAGGCAGATACTCGAAAATGGCGGTCCTTCCCTTGAAGCCCGTTCCGCGGCAGTGTTCGCATCCTTTTCCGGCCATAAAGGTGATGCCTTCGATGTCTTCCGGGCCGACCCCCATCGTGCGGAGAAGCTTTTCATCGGGCTGGGCCTCCGTCTTGCACTCCGGACAGATGATCCGGACCAGCCGCTGGGCCAGGACACCGAGGAGTGTGGAGCTCAGGAGAAAGCTCTCGACCCCCATGTCCAGGAGCCGCGTGACCGCCCCTGCGGCATCGTTCGTGTGAAGGGTGCTGAACAGAAGGTGCCCTGTCAGGGCCGACTGGATGGCGATATCCGCCGTCTCCTTGTCCCGGATCTCGCCCACGAGGATGATGTCGGGGTCCTGGCGTACGATGGAGCGCAGGCCCCTGGCAAACGTCATCCCGATCTTGGAATTCACCTGGATCTGGTTTACACCCGCAAGCTGATACTCGACCGGCTCTTCGAGCGTGATGATCTTGTTCTCCGGCGAGTTGATCTTCGCGAGGGTCGTGTAAAGGGTGGAGGTCTTGCCGCTTCCGGTCGGCCCGGTCACGAGGATCATGCCGTAGGGCTGCGAGATGAGGTCCTCCCACTGCTCCAGGATATCGTTCGGGAAGCCGATTTTCCGCAGATCCAGGATCAGGGTGTCCCGGTCGAGGATCCGCATCACCAGGCTCTCGCCGAAAAGGGTCGGGATCGTGGAGACGCGGAAATCGATTTCCTTGTCCCCGATCTTGAGCTTGATCCGGCCGTCCTGGGGCAGGCGCCTCTCGGCGATGTCGAGCTTCGCCATCAGCTTGACGCGCGATATGACGGCGGCCTGGAGCCGACGGGGAGGCGATTCCACGTCGTGCAGCACCCCGTCGATCCGGTACCTTACCTTGAACTCCTTTTCGAAGGGCTCGAAGTGGATATCGCTCGCCTTCAACTCCACGGCATTCAGGATGAGGCGGTTGACCAGGCGGATGATCGGGGCCTCGGCGGCGAGATCGCGGAGGTGGTCCACATCCTCTTCCGCACCCGCCGACAACTCGTAGATATCCTTGCCCGCCTCTTCGATGATCGTCCCGATCGACTGGCTTCCGGCCCCGTAAAGACGTTCGATGACATCGTTGATATCCTCGTCGCGGCCCTGCACCACCTCGATCTCCAGACCGGAGGCCAGACGCAGGGCGTCGACGGTGTAGAAGTCATCCGGGTCCGCCATGGCCACGTGGAGCGTACCGTCGTTTATGGCCAGCGGAACGAATCGGCTCTGCCGCATAAATTTTACGGAAAGGTTTTCGAGAACGATCGGTTCTTTTGGATAGTCCTGGTAGGATATCAGCATGTCAACGCTTTCCTTGGATCGCGGCCTCCATCGCAAAAGCCGCTCTCTTATCGGCGGCCCTGCGCCGGCCGGCGGATCCAGACCGGTACAGTGCCCAGATCTCGACGAACAATTCTACTTGAAAGATTCTCGGACATGCAAGCCTTACCATGAAGAAAAAACATTACCTTTTTGAAAGGTTTACAGCCCGTGAACGGAAGGAGCCTCCTGCCCGGCGATCGATGCCAGTCCTCGAGCGAGCCGGCACCCGCCGCCGGGAGGCTGCCCGCTGCCCTTGCTGCCTCTTCGAAATCACCAGCGATAATGCCAAGCAGCGGGAGTTGGGGGCCAGGCGCCCCGGCGCTGTTGGACAAGAAGGTTCAGAGTGCGCCAAGCTTCGTGGCCGTCAGGAAAAGAGCAGACTCGCTCGGCGCGGGGAAACCGGTTCCAGGCGGCTCTCAGGCCTTGAAGTAATCGATCACCCCCTGGATGATGGCATCCAGATCGCGGGCCGGCTCGAAGCCGATCAGATCGCGGATCTTGCTGATGTTCGGACAGCGCCGCTCCATGTCCTCGAACCCCGGGCCGTAGGCCTTCTCATAGGAGAGGTGCTCGATCTCGGAGGGGCTGCCGGTCATCTCCTTCACCCGTGCGGCAAGCTCATTGATGCTGACTTCGTGGTCATTCCCGACATTGAAGATATCCCCCTCCGCCCGGGGCTCGGACATGAGGCGCGTGATCGCATGGACCACATCCTTCACGTCCGTGAAGCTGCGGGTCTGTTCACCGGTGCCGTAGACGGTGATCGGCTTGCCGAGGAGGGCGCTTTGCACGAAATTCGGCAGCACCATCCCGTACTGCCCGGTCTGCCGGGGGCCGACGGTGTTGAACAGCCTTCCGATGACCACCGGCAGTTTCTTTTCATCGAAGTAGGCGAGCGCCAGGAACTCGTCCAGGGTTTTGGAGCAGGCATAGGCCCACCGGCGTTTTTTCACCGACCCCATCACCCGGTTGTTTTCCTCGGAAAGATCGTGCTCCACATGCTTCCCGTAGATCTCCGAGGTCGAGGCGATGAAGACCTTTTTCTTGAAGCGGTTGGCCAGCCGCAGAACCGCTTCGGTCCCTTTGACATTCGTGTCGAGGGTTTCGACCGGATGGTCCATGATGTTCCGGACCCCCACCGCCGCCGCCAGATGGTAGATGTGGTCCACCTTGAAGACGAGCTCGTTCATGACCGACTCGTTCAGGATGGTCTCCACCACGAGGTGGCAACGCTTGTCCCCCTGAGCCGCCTTCAGGTTGGATAGACGCCCGGTCCACAGGTTGTCGATGATGAAAACCTCATCTCCCTGGGCCAGCAGGTGTTCCGCCAGGTGTGACCCGATGAAACCGGCGCCGCCGGTGATCAATACTTTCATATCCGTATTCCCTTTCTTGGTGCCTCCATTAATCGATCAAACCATGCTCGGGGACCTTTTCGAGGGCCCAGTCATCGATCTCTATCGCAAGGGACCGCTTCAGGAGTTCGATCGAAACGACCACTTTGCCTTTGCCCCGCGGGCGGATGTAGAAACCCACCAGCCCCTTGAACGGACCCTCCATGATCATCACCCGGTCGCCCTTGCGCATGTAGGCCCGGTTCTGAACCGTCCGGTCGGTCCCATCCAGGATCATCAACGAAGCGATTTCCTCTTCTCTGGCAGGCACCGCCTTGCCTTTGAAACCGATCATGCGGACCACGCCGATGGTTCTGAGAATATGATGATACTCCTCCGGTTCGAGGCCGGTCCGGACAAAGACATAGCCGGGGAGAAGCGGCACCAGGAGTTTCCTGCGCCGGTCTCTGCGCCGGCTCATGACCTGTATCTGCGGAAGAAACGCCTCGTGCCCTTTTCCGGTCAAACCATCGAAGACCTTCTTCTCGAAGCGGCTGCGGGTGTGCAGCGCGTACCATTGCTTTTCGGCTTCTTCCATTCCTCGGATCCTGAAGGTCGGGCCCTTGAAGTTTCAGATTTCGGGTTTAAAATGAAGTCGTTTTTTTGATCCGCCGATTCCGGCGAATCAGGTACAGGGGACCTATCCGCAAAAAAGTCTCAAGGACAGGAACAGAACGTCTCGTCTGTAGAATAGACAATAGAATTCAATATGAAAGCCTTCATGTTCCAAAAAATCATCGTTTGAAGCGCATCGCCGTCCGCTTTTCGAGGACTCCGGCCTTCCCATCGATCGAGGTCCAATCGAAAAAATCAAAGGGAAAAGGAGACAAGGGAACGATGGAATGTCAACAGGAAAAAAACCTCGCGCGCTGCAACTGCACCTACGATCCCTGTTCACGCAAAGGCATCTGCTGCCAGTGCATCGCCTACCACCTCAAGATGCGGCAGCTTCCAGGCTGCTGTTTTCCGAAGGACGCCGAGGCCACGTATGACCGCTCGTTCGAGCACTTCGCGCGTCTGGTCCAGAAGGGCGCGATCTGAAAAAAAGCCGTCCCCTTTCGAAGACGGCTTCCGTGCATTTTGATAACTGGTCGGGACGACTGGATTTGAACCAGCGACTCCCGCGTCCCGAACGCGGTGCTCTACCAGACTGAGCCACGTCCCGACACATCTTATGATTTATACGCTATCTGTTTTCGAGAGGCAAGTCTAATTTGTTTCCATCCGGAAATGGTCTTTTTGGCCAATCTCGGCGCCAATCTGCACGTTTGCTTGTGCGGCGATCTGCAGGTCGCCTCCGCGCAACCGCTTAATTTCCTTGATATTGGCCAAACCGGGACCCGCCCCGCAGGGGTGGGACTGAGCACACGCAGCGTGTAAAAAAAATCCTCATTTCAGGATTGGAAACGGGGTTCTACCGCGAAATCATTTCCGGATGGGATCTAATTTGCGTGCGACGATCCGCATGAAATTATCCATGATCCTGGCGGTGGCCCCCCAGACGACATCTCCCTCATAGGTATAGGCCCGTGTGCGATAGACTTCCCCCTCATACTCGACCGAATCGCAGCGGTAGCCGGTCTGGGCTGGATGAAAAACCTCGAGAGGCACCTTGACCAGGGCCGCCACCTCCTGGGGGTTCAGGCGGAAGGGATAGGACGGAGGCACCAGCCCGACAAACGGATGCACCACGAATCTGGAGACCAGCGTGAGGGTGTCGTCCATCCGGCCAAGCGGCACCACGTCCTCGGGGCAAAGTCCGATCTCCTCGTACGCCTCGCGAAGGGCGGTCCGCCAGGCATTTCCGTCCCGGGCCTCGAACTTCCCGCCGGGAAACGAGATCTGCCCTTTGTGATGGGGCACGAGATGCGTCCTCCGGGTCAAAATCACCGCGAAGCCGCTCTGCTCCTCCACAAGGGGAATCAGCACCCCGGCCCTCCGGTGCGTTTCGCGGGCATCGCGGAGCCGCAGGGGCTGTCTCGCGTTGAGAAGCGACCGGATCGTTTCCGAAAACCCGCTCAGGAGTTCACCAGGCGCCAACCCTTCCAAAGAGGGAGAGACGCTCGGATTACATATTTTTTCCGCGGCCCCCGGCTCGCTCATGGTCTCTGCGTCACCCCGTAAATTGCCACGTAGCGGTCGAACTCCGCTTTCGTGGCGGCGTCCATCGGACGGCTCTCTCCGTTGATTCTCAAGGGGATCCTCTTTTCATGGAGATACGCGACGATCTCGCGAATCCCCGCGACAGCATAAACCGGCACTCCGGTCCGGGCTTCGAATTCGGCGATGGCGTCAGCGCCCCGGCGCCCCTCGACGACCCGGCCCGCAGCATCGTAAACCGCCGTCGTCTGCTCGCGGTCGACCGCGATGCCCACCCCGGTCACCTGGCAGGCGATGCCCCGCGCCCCGGCCTCGTCGGCGATCTTCTCGAGCAGTTCGATCTTCGTCCCCATGGAGGTCGCAACATCGTCCACGACAAAGATGCGGCACCCGTCGAAAAGCGTCTGGTTGACCAGAAGACTCTTTATCTTGGAGGCCTCCCCGTGGGTCTTGGCCTCCTTGCGGTCGTATTCGAAGGGCAGATCGCGGCCGTACTCCTCCCAGAGGGCGATGCTGGTGGCCAATGCGATGGCGCTCCCTTTGTAGGACGGTCCGAGGATGACATCCACCTGGCTGCTCAGCCCTTTCGCCGTCATCATCTGCGCGAAAAAACGACCCATCCCGAGCACCAGCCGGCCGGTGTTGAAGCGTGCCATGTTTACGAAATAAGGCGTCGGCCGTCCATCCTTCAGAACCAGGCCCTGCTCAAAAAAAATAGCCCCGGTCTCCGCAAGGGACCGGGCCAGTTCTTCCTTGTAGGTTTCCATCGGCATATCATAAGCAATCTTCGCGCCTACTTCAACAGTTTCCGATCCGGAAATGGTCTTTTTGACCAATCGGCGCGTCTCGCGAAGCGGCATCGATGGGAATCAGAGGTCCTGGATGGCTTTGAGGGCTTTAGGGATCAGCTTGCGGACGAAGGCCTCGCGGTCAAAGGTGCTCAGCCCTCTGTACTCATCGTAGCCGGGATGGCCCGAGCTGAGGCGGGGGATCTCGGCCTGCAGACCCGGTGCCACCTGCTCGAACTGCAGGACGATTTCGACCAGCGTGTAATCCTCTCCCGGGTAGGACTCGATCCAGCCGAGGCGCTTCATGCACTCGAACCGGATCCGATCGAGGATGAAGAGGTACTGGTCGATGACGTCCATCTTGTTCTTGGCCGACAGGTCGGCGAACTCGAAACCCGACCCCATCCCCCGCAGGGTCATGATCAGATCATAAATGTAGAAGGTCCCTTTCTCCCTCCCCTGGGCAAGGAAGGTCAGGGTCTGAAGGGATAGGCCGGACAGGCACGTCTCCGCACCGAAATCCTCGCCGAAGCGGGCCCCCCAGTTGCGGTAGGCCCGCTTGACGAGAAGATCCTGCCGCCTTGCAGACAGATCGATAACTACCGTCATAGCCTTCTTCGTCTTCCGCCACGCCGCGCCGAAACCTCCGATCCCAGGCCGCCCCCCCGGCGGCCGCCGGTCCTCTTTAGGACCGGCTCATCCTCGCCCGTCCCGCCCCAAGCCATAATCGGGGCCCGTGCTACCGGTTCAGACATGCCCTGACAAACCCGTAGAACAGGGGCGCTGGCCGCTCCATGCGGGAGGTCAGCTCGGGATGCGCCTGGGTCGCCGCAAAGAACCGGAGCTGCGGGAGTTCGATGAATTCCACCAGCCTCCCGTCCCGCGACAGGCCCGAAAAGGTCATCCCGTTGTCGGCGATCCGCTGGTGGTAGTCCGGGTTGACCTCGTAGCGGTGGCGATGGCGCTCCGATACCTCGGCGGCACCGTAGAGTTCGCGCACCAGGGTCTCCTCCTTCAGAACCGCCGGATAGGCGCCGAGCCGCATCGTCCCCCCCTTGTCCTTCACCGTGCGCTGCTCGGGCAGGATGTCGATCACCGGGTGAGGGGTGTCGGGGTCCATCTCGGTCGAGTTGGCGCCCTCGAGCCCGCAGACATGGCGGGCGAACTCGATCACGGCCAGCTGCAGGCCGAGGCACAGCCCCAAAAAAGGGATATCCCGCTCCCGCGCCATGCGGATGATCTCGATCTTGCCTTCGGTCCCCCTCACCCCGAATCCGCCCGGCACAACAATGCCGTCCACTCCTTCCAGCACATCCGATTCATCGAGGTTCTCGAGTCCGGTCGTCTCCACCCATTTCAGATTGACCTTGCACCGAAGATGGGCCGAACAGTGGTTGAAAGCCTCGATGATCGACGCGTAGGAATCCTCGAGCTTCGTATATTTACCGCACATGGCGACCGTCACGGCATATTCGGGGTTGCGGATGTTCTCGATGTACTGCCGCCACTTGCGCAGGTCCGGGGGGCTGTAGATGTGGAGCTTCTTGTGGATGATCTCCGGCAGGCCCTCCTGCTCGAAGATCAGGGGGATCTCGTAGATGTCCTCGACGTCGAGCCCGGTGATCACCGCATTAGGATGCACATCGCAGAAGCTCGCGATCTTGGACTTGATCTCCCGGGTGAGGAACTCCGAACAGCGGCCGATGATGATATCCGGGAAGATGCCGCGCTGCTTCAGCAGGTTCACGCTCTGCTGCGTCGGCTTGGATTTCTGCTCGTTGACCCCGTAGGGGATGGGCACGTAGGTCAGGTGAACGTACAGGATGTTTTCGCGGCCCACATCCTCTTTCATCTGCCGCATCGCTTCCAGGAAGAGTTCGTTTTCGATATCCCCGACCGTTCCCCCGATCTCGACGATCACGAGGTCCGGCTGCTCTTCCTGGGAAATTTCGAAGATGTGGTGCTTGATGATATCGGTCACATGCGGGATGTACTGGACGGTCTTTCCGAGGTAGTCCCCGCGCCGTTCCTTCTGGCGGACCATGTCGAAGACCTTGCCCATGGTGAGGTTCCACTTGGACTTGCAGTTGACGCCCAGGAACCGCTCATAGTGCCCGAAATCCATGTCCACCTCGCCCCCGTCCTCCAGCACGAAGACCTCGCCGTGCTCGAACGGGTTCATGGTGCCCGGATCCACGTTCAGGTACCCGTCGCACTTGATGGGGATGATCTTGAGCCTCGAAGATAGGAGGTGGCCGATGGAGGCCGCGGCGATCCCTTTTCCCAGACCGGAAAGGACACCGCCCGTGACGATGATGTATTTCGTGGGCATCATGAAGAAAACCTTATCGGCGGGGGAACCGTGCTCCCGGCAGGACGCCGAAGGGCCTGCCGCCTCATCCCCTCGGGACCCGGGATCGAGCCGCCTTTTTCGGCGGCGTGTCCTGCATTTCTGGAATCCACCGCCTAGAGGCTCTCATATTCAGGCGATCACCGCCTTGCCGGGAATCATCACTCTGCGTAAAACGCACGTGCCTGGACTGCCGCTCCCGCAGCAGAGCGCGAAGCCGAAACAACCCTTACCCATTAAAAAGGAAACCAAGCATGGGTACGGAGGAGACCTGCAGGCCGCCGCACAAGCAAACGTACAGATGGACACCGAGATTGCCAAAAAGGCCCTTTCCGAACAGGAAAACAACCCCATCGGCACGTGCGGATCAGATCCGTTCGCAGTCAACCTCGTAGGTTTCTCAGAGAGGAAACTAACCGCCCCCAACCCAATAGTCAAGCCCAATTCCTGGTGCCGCCGTGGCCCCCGAAACAGCCGGCCGCAGGGATTGCCCTTGACCGCCTCGACAAAAGGGGTACAATGAAAAACTTTTTTATTTTACGGGGAAATCAGGAACAATCCATGCCCGAACCGATCATCGCCATCGTGGGCCGCCCGAATGTCGGCAAGTCCACCCTTTTCAACCGCATCTCGCGCTCGCGCGACGCCCTGGTCGACAACCGCCCGGGCGTGACCCGCGACCGCATCCATGCCTCGGTCCTGTACGAAGGGGTGCGTTTCACCCTGGTCGACACCGGCGGGTATGACGATCTCGGCCAGGATCCCCTCCTCGGCCAAGTCCGCCGTCAGGTGGACCGGGCCATGCAGGAGGCCGACCGCGTCATCCTCGTGGTGGACGGCCGCCAGGGTGTACTTCCCGGCGACGCCGAGATGGCCCAGACGCTCCGCCGGAGCCGGAAACCGTTCTTCGTCGCGGTCAACAAGATCGACGGCCCTGAGCACGAGCATCTGTCGAACGAATTCTTCGGCCTCGGGGTGGAGCAGGTGCACCCGGTCTCGGCCGCGCACGGCTATGGCGTGCGCGCGCTCATGGAGGCCGTCACGGCCGATTGGCCGTTCGAAGAGACGCCCCTGCAGGAACAGCAGGAAGGCGGCCCCATCCGCGTGGCCGTCCTGGGGAAACCCAACG harbors:
- the gspE gene encoding type II secretion system ATPase GspE — its product is MLISYQDYPKEPIVLENLSVKFMRQSRFVPLAINDGTLHVAMADPDDFYTVDALRLASGLEIEVVQGRDEDINDVIERLYGAGSQSIGTIIEEAGKDIYELSAGAEEDVDHLRDLAAEAPIIRLVNRLILNAVELKASDIHFEPFEKEFKVRYRIDGVLHDVESPPRRLQAAVISRVKLMAKLDIAERRLPQDGRIKLKIGDKEIDFRVSTIPTLFGESLVMRILDRDTLILDLRKIGFPNDILEQWEDLISQPYGMILVTGPTGSGKTSTLYTTLAKINSPENKIITLEEPVEYQLAGVNQIQVNSKIGMTFARGLRSIVRQDPDIILVGEIRDKETADIAIQSALTGHLLFSTLHTNDAAGAVTRLLDMGVESFLLSSTLLGVLAQRLVRIICPECKTEAQPDEKLLRTMGVGPEDIEGITFMAGKGCEHCRGTGFKGRTAIFEYLPVNDAIRREVNAHASTERIKDVAMERGMRTLRQDGWVKVKDGLTTIAEVLRVTLEK
- a CDS encoding PulJ/GspJ family protein, with translation MNRPAAGGFTLLELMLSMTIMAVVVVLILGAFQLGVRAWEKGEKDIGSTERQRIVLDLMKRQIASMWVRVPPPSLNEDEQVLLFNGDERSMSFISHKALAPGHKFGMVYVRYDVMRDGEGGTGIRLFEENTVFMGPYADLGRIKDKDTVWLLEGAEAVRFAYLTPETDGSPGEWVDAWDALEYRGYPKAVGISFQRAEDEAVIEVVAPILPEVFFD
- the gspF gene encoding type II secretion system inner membrane protein GspF, producing the protein MTAYSYKATDPSGKIVQGSLEADDQKGAVGRLQEMGYIPIRVSQAGGKGRRFGLDLSGSASAVFKRITNKDVMVFTQDLSALLSGGLPVDRALSILIEAVEKDRFREIVTDILKTVQGGSYLSDALAKYPRVFSRFYINMVRAGEAGGVLEAVLERLAIFLESSQDLRDFIKSAMIYPIFLILVGGASLIILMTYVIPKFSLIFAEMGGAIPWPTQMLLAVSEGLRSYWPILLALLAAAVFVSRRVARSPKGRRRLDRLKLTLPFTGDLVSKVEVARFTRTLGTLTRSGVPILQALQLATDIMGNVIVRESLSEVYERVKEGERLSKPLGDIAVFPPLAIQMIMVGEETGRMDDMLLRVAENYEKVVKNLIKRLVSFLEPAMILLMGVVVGFIVISMLMAIFSMNDMPF
- a CDS encoding GspH/FimT family pseudopilin; protein product: MPRRTGCPGFTLMELLVVLVLISVVAAVVGVRAGGGLSGAALRDAAKKTAATLRYARSQASWEGVPYVVLFSFEDNALALLAARPETGDREEPEADRREVRRDELGRVILKTYTLPEGVRLEKAVWDEDERASGLFEIVFSPSGGCTGGELVFINEREARYRVAVDFITGGVQLTQVVD
- a CDS encoding type IV pilus modification PilV family protein — translated: MEAGFTLMEILVAVAVLAICLVTIMQLFAGGLRSSVIAADYNRAVFHAREKMEQILAVENLGESVEQGDFGDGFRWWAETVLVIPEVEEAVADDAMPVIDLPFDILYVRVVVFWGAGDKERQFELETAKPIEPVLMPDGG
- the gspG gene encoding type II secretion system major pseudopilin GspG, with translation MRDRCRRQQGFTLIELLIVMVIIGLLAALVGPRMFGKVDESRQRSAKAQISLFETALDTYRLDTGKYPTTDEGLEALRTKPSGVERWDGPYLNKEVPKDPWGNEYVYQSPGEHGDYDLTSYGADGSPGGEGSDMDIVNWKDIG
- a CDS encoding GDP-mannose 4,6-dehydratase, giving the protein MKVLITGGAGFIGSHLAEHLLAQGDEVFIIDNLWTGRLSNLKAAQGDKRCHLVVETILNESVMNELVFKVDHIYHLAAAVGVRNIMDHPVETLDTNVKGTEAVLRLANRFKKKVFIASTSEIYGKHVEHDLSEENNRVMGSVKKRRWAYACSKTLDEFLALAYFDEKKLPVVIGRLFNTVGPRQTGQYGMVLPNFVQSALLGKPITVYGTGEQTRSFTDVKDVVHAITRLMSEPRAEGDIFNVGNDHEVSINELAARVKEMTGSPSEIEHLSYEKAYGPGFEDMERRCPNISKIRDLIGFEPARDLDAIIQGVIDYFKA
- the nusG gene encoding transcription termination/antitermination protein NusG codes for the protein MEEAEKQWYALHTRSRFEKKVFDGLTGKGHEAFLPQIQVMSRRRDRRRKLLVPLLPGYVFVRTGLEPEEYHHILRTIGVVRMIGFKGKAVPAREEEIASLMILDGTDRTVQNRAYMRKGDRVMIMEGPFKGLVGFYIRPRGKGKVVVSIELLKRSLAIEIDDWALEKVPEHGLID